A single window of Anomaloglossus baeobatrachus isolate aAnoBae1 chromosome 9, aAnoBae1.hap1, whole genome shotgun sequence DNA harbors:
- the LOC142250993 gene encoding prostate stem cell antigen-like — MKTWITVAFFTLLACHLGNALECYTCDYGTCILPPKTTPCEPLEVCLTETMKTGPLSLQKKSCSSPTNCFQDSQTTYAGVKVTTSPSCCYTQLCNSAAIPSASILTAIAILISLWVVRL; from the exons ATGAAGACCTGGATTACAGTCGCCTTTTTTACTCTTCTGGCTTGCCATTTAG GTAATGCTCTAGAATGCTATACCTGTGATTATGGTACCTGTATTCTTCCCCCAAAAACCACCCCCTGTGAACCTCTAGAGGTGTGTCTGACGGAGACAATGAAGACAG GTCCGCTCTCCTTGCAGAAAAAGTCTTGTTCTTCACCCACAAACTGTTTTCAGGACTCTCAGACCACATACGCTGGTGTAAAAGTGACCACGTCTCCTTCATGCTGCTACACCCAGCTCTGCAATTCAGCCGCCATTCCCTCCGCATCCATCCTGACCGCCATTGCGATCCTCATTTCACTGTGGGTGGTTCGACTCTGA